The genomic DNA CAGCGCCATCCGCGGCAGTACCCGCGTGAACGCGGCGAGGACCGCCCGGTCCTCGCCCGGGAGCAGATCGGCCTTCGCGTGGTCCTCGGGGCCCGAGTAGATGCCGGTGGCGCGCACGGAGATCGCGTCGCCCTCGGCCGCGAAGTCCGCCGCGACCGAGACCAGTACCGTGCGCCTCGGATCGGCGGGGGTCGGCAGCGGCACGGTGCCGGTGAGCACGATGCCCGTCGAGGCCTTCACGTAGCCGTCCGCGGGGCTGCCCGCGCCGGGCCGCTTCGGGGCGGGCGTGTGCACCTGCAGGTCGACGATGTCCATGTACCGGCCGACCGTCTTCTGGTCCAGCCGCACCCGCGACTCGATGTGGCCCGCCGCGATCGGGGTGTCCGGGGCGAACGTCGGCAACAGGCCGCCGGGGATCTCGACGTCGGCCATCTCCGCCTCGAGCCGGGCGTTGCGGTCGCGCACCGTCGCGGGCACCGCGATCGTCAGCTTCGGATGCTCGCCGCCCGAGGTCAGGTAGGGGAAGCCGCCGATCGTCACCTCGGGATCGTCGGACAGGCCCGCGCCCGCCCGCAGCTCGCGCGACAGGCGGTACTCCGCCGTTGCCGCGGAGCCGAGTTCGGCCAGCAGCGCGACCGTGAGAAGGGCCGCCAGGCCGATCAGAACCCGCCTGATCCA from Tsukamurella paurometabola includes the following:
- a CDS encoding LmeA family phospholipid-binding protein codes for the protein MAQGQGRAWIRRVLIGLAALLTVALLAELGSAATAEYRLSRELRAGAGLSDDPEVTIGGFPYLTSGGEHPKLTIAVPATVRDRNARLEAEMADVEIPGGLLPTFAPDTPIAAGHIESRVRLDQKTVGRYMDIVDLQVHTPAPKRPGAGSPADGYVKASTGIVLTGTVPLPTPADPRRTVLVSVAADFAAEGDAISVRATGIYSGPEDHAKADLLPGEDRAVLAAFTRVLPRMALPFGIAPTGARAENADVVLLGEADGVTVTPGAFYRPLP